The following proteins are encoded in a genomic region of Paenibacillus sp. FSL R7-0273:
- a CDS encoding AI-2E family transporter encodes MLPLYKKYWRTFFDIGLVVLTVYLVMLAFSKLYQLAAPVFLSFFVFLLIEPLARFLNRKGLGKPFASAISVILFLVILLGILFGAGLLIATQALQFQESLPKYTAIVQQHFTEATTYLQLQIDALPADLTDKINGYFTDATNVLSGWLVVFFKYMIGALGSFSSFMGNFGIAIILAFFLSMEIKDWRKIAHDKMPKTFKTAYAFVQGNVFKAIGSYLKAQLILISITFVIVLAGLLILGTGNVLTLALVCAVFDVLPLLGVSTILIPWIIYLFIIGNTSLAIGLIVLLAVVLIVRQLLEPKITGNSIGVSSAFLMLSFVIFSMSAFGVAGLILSPILLILIKELIQQGYLQRWIYLPQEEFIVSPFAASGPSTAGGTVSGEPAEEPQVPSDEADSKSKI; translated from the coding sequence ATGCTGCCGCTGTACAAAAAATATTGGCGAACGTTCTTTGACATCGGACTGGTCGTGCTGACGGTGTATCTTGTTATGCTCGCGTTCAGCAAGCTGTACCAGCTCGCCGCACCTGTATTCCTGTCTTTTTTTGTGTTCCTGCTGATTGAGCCGCTGGCCCGCTTCCTCAACCGCAAAGGCCTGGGCAAGCCCTTCGCCTCAGCCATCTCTGTCATTCTGTTCCTGGTCATTCTGCTCGGCATTCTGTTTGGCGCCGGTCTGCTGATCGCTACTCAAGCGCTGCAGTTCCAGGAAAGCCTGCCGAAATATACGGCGATTGTCCAGCAGCATTTTACGGAAGCCACTACATATCTCCAGCTGCAGATTGATGCGCTGCCGGCCGATCTGACCGACAAAATCAACGGCTATTTTACCGATGCCACCAACGTCCTGTCGGGCTGGCTGGTTGTTTTCTTTAAATATATGATCGGAGCGCTTGGCTCCTTCTCTTCCTTTATGGGAAATTTCGGAATTGCAATTATTCTCGCCTTCTTCCTCAGCATGGAGATCAAGGACTGGCGCAAAATTGCCCATGATAAAATGCCAAAGACGTTCAAGACGGCTTACGCTTTTGTACAGGGGAACGTGTTCAAGGCTATCGGCTCTTACCTCAAGGCACAGCTGATCCTGATCAGCATCACCTTTGTTATCGTCCTGGCCGGCCTGCTTATTCTTGGTACCGGCAATGTATTGACACTGGCGCTGGTCTGTGCCGTCTTTGATGTGCTGCCGCTGCTTGGCGTATCGACTATTCTGATCCCATGGATCATTTACCTGTTCATCATCGGCAATACTTCCCTGGCCATCGGCCTGATCGTCCTGCTCGCTGTGGTGCTGATTGTACGGCAGCTGCTCGAGCCCAAAATCACAGGTAACTCAATCGGAGTATCCTCCGCTTTCCTGATGCTCTCATTCGTCATCTTCTCGATGTCAGCCTTCGGTGTCGCCGGACTGATCCTGTCGCCGATTCTGCTCATTCTTATTAAGGAGCTGATCCAGCAGGGCTATCTGCAGCGCTGGATCTACCTCCCGCAGGAGGAGTTCATTGTATCACCGTTCGCAGCTTCTGGACCGTCAACTGCCGGCGGCACCGTGTCCGGCGAGCCTGCTGAAGAGCCTCAGGTCCCTTCGGATGAGGCCGACAGCAAGTCAAAAATCTGA